One segment of Rhipicephalus sanguineus isolate Rsan-2018 chromosome 6, BIME_Rsan_1.4, whole genome shotgun sequence DNA contains the following:
- the LOC119396297 gene encoding uncharacterized protein LOC119396297 encodes MPRDRYKTLSSGTPTEALAIPKPLGTSTAERRIREVTARITRSRTFKRPSHGDKDGDEATILNEERDRHRSSSSSSTSSLETSCRTRLDPPAPDINPSPSWTPKGCLVFVDSSVEFENERRVERTAVQVPEDCPARPKVFAGTTSAGELEPDPLARCGSPPSATLSGCLDPVAGSSNRPASCRICGLEGNRRAPLVSLCKCPGAAGLLHASCLERCMDIHNADLHCDVCYSRFLPAAEFSSTSRLFRWVLLGEPHMQRALMGDLLLFALLTPVAALSCLLCVRGASKQLLRGNFAQAVSLGALAVVFTTAYVFWLFFAARVHYRAFAAWKTRHDPEHCTPTQSFTDDGVSSTGHRRTSSVRPLSPRELLDVATGSIDDVESTSTHQDGGGDIDVRQALLKTSPTDLSSELQQQSVDLARQHCSRSGSLV; translated from the coding sequence ATGCCTCGCGACCGCTACAAGACGCTCTCGAGCGGTACGCCAACGGAAGCGCTCGCGATTCCCAAACCACTCGGGACGTCGACAGCCGAGCGACGCATTCGCGAGGTCACAGCCCGGATAACGCGAAGCCGCACGTTTAAAAGACCGAGCCACGGCGATAAAGATGGCGACGAGGCCACCATACTCAACGAGGAGCGAGACCGCCACCGTAGTTCGTCGTCGTCTTCAACTTCATCTCTGGAGACGTCCTGCCGTACACGACTCGACCCGCCGGCCCCGGACATCAATCCCTCGCCGTCGTGGACGCCCAAGGGCTGCCTCGTCTTCGTCGACTCGAGCGTCGAGTTTGAAAACGAGAGACGCGTCGAACGGACAGCCGTACAAGTTCCAGAAGACTGCCCGGCAAGGCCGAAAGTCTTTGCAGGTACTACGTCAGCAGGCGAACTGGAACCAGACCCGCTGGCGAGATGCGGCAGCCCACCCAGCGCTACTCTTTCGGGCTGCCTCGACCCAGTGGCTGGTTCGAGTAACAGGCCCGCCTCCTGCCGCATCTGCGGCCTCGAAGGGAACCGGCGGGCACCTCTCGTGTCTCTCTGCAAGTGCCCGGGCGCCGCGGGCCTCCTGCACGCTTCGTGTCTGGAGCGTTGTATGGACATTCACAACGCAGATTTGCACTGCGACGTGTGCTACAGCCGTTTTCTACCGGCTGCCGAGTTCAGCAGTACCTCTCGGCTCTTCCGCTGGGTCCTGCTGGGCGAGCCGCACATGCAAAGGGCGTTGATGGGCGACCTGCTTCTGTTCGCCCTTCTGACTCCCGTCGCCGCGTTGAGCTGTCTACTCTGCGTGCGCGGCGCTTCAAAGCAGCTGTTGCGCGGTAACTTCGCTCAGGCCGTGAGCCTGGGCGCGCTGGCCGTCGTCTTCACCACGGCCTACGTATTCTGGTTGTTCTTCGCTGCACGCGTCCATTACCGCGCGTTCGCGGCGTGGAAGACGAGGCACGACCCTGAGCACTGCACGCCGACGCAGTCTTTCACCGACGACGGAGTCTCTTCAACTGGCCACCGCAGGACGTCGTCGGTGCGACCGCTGAGCCCGCGAGAGCTTCTAGACGTCGCCACTGGTAGCATCGACGACGTCGAAAGCACGTCGACACACCAAGATGGCGGCGGGGATATCGACGTCCGGCAAGCGCTGTTAAAAACGTCACCCACAGACCTGTCTTCAGAATTGCAACAGCAGTCTGTGGACCTTGCCCGCCAGCATTGCTCGCGTTCTGGCAGCTTAGTGTGA